A genomic region of Sphingobium aromaticiconvertens contains the following coding sequences:
- a CDS encoding ParB/RepB/Spo0J family partition protein → MSSAGGKRRSLLANAIESIGTTPAPAAAVEAADAVILVNRDKPADEPSTPSFLERRGIAFDEIARTVKRLTIRLKPSECSIWPGNARDHAALSYERCASLIESIREEGTNREPVVVRRTPNADHPYELIVGTRRHFSVSWLHANNHTEIELVARIETLDDEGAFRLADLENREREDVTDLERARNYRHAVDAYYNGVRTQMAERLAIPKQNLHNLLQLAELPDEVVAAFAEPGDLRVRHGMRLSPLLKNEQHRAAIVAAALALREEQQKLRDTGSDRIEGIKVCERLVAAAAKQVTARPVTRTKPALTAASGHEVGQILADTRAKGITININPKGAASVDEILEALRPAIEGAKFSRS, encoded by the coding sequence ATGAGCAGCGCGGGCGGCAAGCGACGCAGTCTCCTGGCGAACGCGATCGAAAGCATCGGCACTACCCCTGCCCCGGCTGCGGCGGTCGAAGCCGCCGACGCCGTGATACTTGTCAATCGCGACAAGCCCGCCGACGAACCGTCGACGCCGTCTTTCCTGGAGCGGCGGGGTATCGCCTTCGACGAGATCGCGCGCACCGTCAAACGGCTCACGATCCGCCTCAAGCCCTCCGAATGCTCGATCTGGCCTGGCAACGCGCGTGACCATGCCGCCTTGAGCTATGAGCGCTGCGCCTCGTTGATCGAGTCTATCCGCGAGGAAGGAACCAATCGCGAGCCGGTAGTCGTACGCCGGACACCCAACGCCGATCATCCCTATGAATTGATCGTCGGCACCCGCCGCCATTTCTCGGTTTCGTGGCTGCATGCCAACAACCATACAGAGATCGAGCTCGTCGCCCGCATCGAAACGCTAGACGACGAGGGCGCCTTCCGTCTCGCCGATCTGGAAAATCGCGAGCGGGAGGACGTCACCGATCTCGAACGGGCACGCAACTACCGGCATGCGGTGGATGCCTATTATAACGGCGTTCGCACGCAGATGGCCGAGCGGCTCGCCATTCCCAAGCAGAACCTCCACAACCTTCTGCAATTGGCGGAACTGCCGGACGAGGTCGTTGCCGCCTTTGCCGAGCCTGGAGACCTCAGGGTTCGCCATGGCATGCGGCTTTCCCCCTTGTTGAAGAACGAGCAGCATCGCGCGGCCATTGTCGCGGCAGCCTTGGCGCTGCGCGAGGAGCAGCAAAAGCTCAGGGATACTGGCAGCGACAGGATCGAGGGCATCAAGGTTTGCGAGCGACTGGTCGCGGCCGCTGCGAAACAGGTTACGGCCAGGCCCGTCACCCGGACGAAGCCCGCGCTGACTGCGGCCTCGGGCCACGAGGTTGGGCAAATCCTCGCCGACACCCGGGCAAAGGGCATTACCATCAACATAAACCCTAAAGGTGCCGCGTCGGTCGACGAGATCCTCGAGGCCCTGCGTCCGGCGATCGAAGGCGCGAAGTTCAGTCGCAGTTGA
- a CDS encoding AAA family ATPase — protein sequence MLSGQILDAMIASCENAKTVLRQAAIDPSDRKTLNISMGATVAAEFLGRTPEALSKAEARGRLPAPKTASNGRRFYTVEDLIAIRETLGIKMGKLPSERAVVVAVQNFKGGVSKSTTGKHLADYLALRGYRVLVVDCDPQASMSVMFDVNLEALVEETHTLSNFLSPRIDEADSLRKTIQKTAWPNIDICPANLGLQDTEWELTATIEEGPTAIAGAFRMLRIGLEEVRLDYDVVILDPPPAMGFLGVNTLTAADGLLIPVPARQLDYLSTIHFMQTCREAMDLVSKFDTSIDYGFIRVICTMFQPSRTNEAQMLQVMEKTYAGQMLSTPILLSEEIKNAGLSMSSIYEINKPYGSHQTYTRCRDNLNMVFREIEKDICKQWPSRMAQVGTDRLTEAA from the coding sequence ATGCTGTCGGGTCAAATTCTCGATGCGATGATCGCCTCGTGCGAGAATGCCAAGACCGTGCTGCGGCAAGCAGCGATCGATCCCTCCGATCGCAAGACCCTCAATATATCGATGGGTGCGACTGTCGCGGCGGAATTTCTCGGCCGGACGCCCGAGGCGCTCTCCAAGGCGGAGGCGCGTGGCCGCTTGCCCGCCCCCAAGACGGCGTCGAACGGACGCCGTTTCTATACGGTCGAAGACCTCATTGCCATTCGCGAAACACTGGGCATCAAAATGGGGAAGTTGCCATCGGAACGCGCGGTCGTCGTCGCCGTGCAGAATTTCAAGGGCGGCGTCAGTAAGTCGACCACCGGTAAGCATCTGGCGGACTATCTCGCGCTGCGCGGTTATCGGGTGCTTGTCGTCGACTGCGATCCCCAAGCCTCGATGAGTGTGATGTTCGACGTCAATCTCGAGGCCCTGGTGGAGGAGACGCATACGCTGTCGAATTTCCTGTCGCCGCGTATCGACGAGGCCGATTCGCTGCGGAAGACCATCCAGAAGACCGCTTGGCCCAATATCGACATCTGCCCGGCGAACCTGGGCCTGCAGGACACCGAATGGGAGCTCACGGCGACGATCGAGGAAGGTCCCACGGCGATTGCCGGGGCGTTCCGCATGCTGAGGATCGGACTCGAGGAGGTCCGGCTCGACTATGACGTCGTCATTCTCGATCCTCCGCCGGCGATGGGCTTTCTGGGCGTCAACACGCTCACAGCCGCCGATGGGTTGCTGATTCCCGTCCCCGCCCGCCAGCTGGACTATCTTTCGACGATCCATTTCATGCAGACGTGCCGGGAAGCGATGGATCTAGTCTCGAAGTTCGACACGTCGATCGACTACGGCTTCATCCGTGTCATCTGCACCATGTTCCAGCCCAGCCGGACTAACGAAGCGCAGATGCTCCAGGTGATGGAGAAGACTTACGCCGGCCAGATGCTGTCGACACCGATCCTCCTGTCCGAAGAAATCAAGAACGCCGGCCTGTCGATGTCGTCGATCTACGAAATCAACAAGCCCTACGGGTCGCACCAGACCTACACACGGTGCCGCGACAACCTCAACATGGTGTTTCGCGAGATCGAGAAGGACATTTGCAAGCAATGGCCGTCGCGCATGGCGCAGGTGGGCACCGATCGACTGACGGAGGCGGCATGA
- a CDS encoding DUF7146 domain-containing protein, whose translation MALIAHKPSQELIDLVGALGGSWHGRTAMCLCPAHADRTPSLSLRQGERGILVTCFAGCERGDILRELARVPLRTRFAYADTPTNASGNAARLWDEALAISGTLAERYLESRRLEPPAEELRFHPRCPYRPKPWTTYHPALLVAVREGRRLTAIQRIFLDSQTAGYRMKLMLGRPGRGAWQGGGQGTTTLALAEGFETARAFTLLKAIPCWASLGARRLDQILLPGSLTALILAADNDAEGELAAERAGLRYARPGLEITHAPPGGFKDWAKALEAACR comes from the coding sequence ATGGCCTTGATCGCTCACAAGCCGAGCCAGGAACTGATCGACCTGGTCGGAGCCCTCGGCGGGTCCTGGCACGGCCGCACCGCCATGTGCCTGTGTCCGGCGCACGCCGATCGCACGCCAAGCCTGTCACTCCGGCAAGGCGAACGCGGCATCCTCGTCACCTGCTTTGCCGGCTGCGAGCGCGGTGACATATTGCGCGAACTGGCGCGTGTGCCGCTCCGCACCCGCTTCGCCTATGCCGACACGCCAACGAATGCCTCGGGCAATGCCGCGCGTCTCTGGGACGAGGCGCTTGCCATCTCCGGAACGCTCGCCGAACGCTACTTGGAGTCGCGGCGGCTCGAACCGCCCGCCGAGGAACTCCGCTTCCATCCCCGCTGTCCGTACCGGCCCAAGCCTTGGACCACCTATCATCCCGCGCTGCTCGTTGCCGTACGCGAGGGGCGGCGGTTGACCGCCATCCAGCGGATATTTCTCGATTCGCAGACCGCCGGCTACCGGATGAAGCTCATGCTGGGCCGTCCGGGCCGCGGGGCGTGGCAGGGAGGAGGGCAGGGAACGACGACCCTGGCCCTCGCGGAAGGCTTCGAAACGGCACGCGCCTTTACCCTGCTCAAGGCCATACCGTGCTGGGCCAGTCTGGGGGCGAGACGCCTGGACCAGATTCTCTTGCCCGGCTCGCTCACGGCGCTGATCCTTGCCGCGGACAATGATGCCGAAGGCGAACTGGCGGCGGAGCGCGCGGGGTTGCGGTATGCCCGGCCCGGCCTCGAGATCACGCACGCCCCGCCTGGTGGCTTCAAGGACTGGGCCAAGGCGCTGGAAGCGGCTTGCCGCTGA